A section of the Phormidium ambiguum IAM M-71 genome encodes:
- a CDS encoding PepSY-associated TM helix domain-containing protein — MSKINTALNSSQVAEPPSHRFYRTVWRWHFYAGLFVIPFMVILSITGIIYLFKPQLDAVMYHDRMFVQPAEVAMPYTQQLAVVQRTYPDAKVTKFTPSVAANRSAEVTISTKDERTLAIFVNPYTAKILGERDENNNLQAIARKIHGELMIGKLGDYLVELAACWGLVLLISGLYLWLPRHKVTFFGTLIPRIWSQNQRVFWRDLHAVSGFYGILLIGFLILTGLPWTGFWGDTFARLSNYYPAQMRTNVPRSTLLTGSLNQQGNQVVPWAVEQLPMPKSSAHEHEHNSGNNETSTQGIPADKSVNLDTVVTLAQAKGAPPGFSVSFPKSETGVYTVSVFPDDPTQEVTMHIDRYSGEVLADVRWKDYGLVPKAVAMGISIHIGKYFGLSNQLLMLIASLILIVLSVSGGVMWWQRRPFRTGWLGAPTMPAHVQQSRVPLAIVAVLGIVFPLVGLSLIIVLLLDYFVLARIPALKRIFN; from the coding sequence ATGAGTAAAATTAACACTGCTTTGAACTCATCACAAGTCGCTGAACCTCCCAGCCATCGCTTTTATCGCACGGTTTGGCGATGGCACTTCTATGCAGGTTTATTTGTGATTCCTTTCATGGTGATTTTGTCAATCACAGGCATAATCTACCTGTTTAAACCACAATTAGATGCTGTGATGTATCACGATCGAATGTTCGTGCAGCCTGCGGAAGTGGCGATGCCTTATACTCAACAACTGGCAGTTGTGCAACGAACTTATCCTGATGCCAAAGTAACAAAATTTACGCCTAGTGTTGCTGCTAACCGGAGTGCTGAAGTAACAATATCGACTAAAGATGAACGAACGCTAGCTATTTTTGTTAATCCCTACACGGCAAAAATTTTAGGAGAACGGGATGAAAATAATAATCTCCAAGCGATCGCTCGTAAGATTCATGGTGAATTAATGATTGGAAAATTGGGAGATTATTTAGTAGAACTTGCTGCTTGTTGGGGACTTGTGCTGCTGATTAGCGGATTGTATCTGTGGTTGCCTCGTCACAAAGTAACTTTTTTCGGGACACTGATTCCGCGTATATGGAGTCAGAATCAGCGGGTGTTTTGGCGAGACTTGCACGCTGTTTCTGGTTTTTATGGCATATTGCTAATTGGCTTCCTGATCCTTACTGGACTACCCTGGACAGGTTTTTGGGGAGATACCTTTGCTCGTTTGTCTAACTACTACCCTGCCCAAATGCGGACTAATGTGCCTCGATCGACGTTACTCACAGGTTCACTCAATCAGCAGGGTAATCAAGTTGTGCCTTGGGCAGTTGAACAACTACCGATGCCCAAATCAAGCGCACATGAACATGAGCATAATTCAGGAAACAACGAAACATCCACACAAGGAATCCCGGCTGACAAGTCGGTAAATTTGGATACTGTGGTAACTTTAGCCCAAGCCAAAGGCGCACCCCCTGGATTTAGCGTGAGTTTTCCCAAATCCGAAACGGGAGTATATACTGTTTCGGTATTTCCAGACGATCCGACGCAAGAAGTTACTATGCACATCGATCGATACAGTGGTGAGGTACTAGCAGATGTGCGTTGGAAAGATTATGGGTTAGTACCCAAAGCAGTGGCAATGGGAATCTCTATCCATATCGGCAAATATTTTGGATTGAGCAATCAACTGTTGATGTTGATTGCATCATTGATTTTGATTGTCTTGTCAGTTAGTGGTGGGGTGATGTGGTGGCAGCGTCGTCCTTTTAGAACAGGTTGGCTGGGTGCCCCTACAATGCCCGCCCATGTTCAGCAATCGAGAGTACCTCTAGCAATTGTCGCTGTTTTAGGGATTGTTTTCCCGCTTGTGGGGCTTTCACTCATTATTGTCCTGCTGTTGGATTATTTCGTATTGGCTCGTATTCCTGCCCTCAAGCGTATTTTTAATTGA
- the eno gene encoding phosphopyruvate hydratase — MVAIASIHGREILDSRGNPTVEVDVVLEDGSKGRAAVPSGASTGSREALELRDSEPRYLGKGVLKAVKNVNEIIAPALKGADASDQTAVDNKMLEIDGTEYKSNLGANSILGVSMAVARAAAVSANLPLYRYLGGDDAVILPVPMFNILNGGAHADNNVDFQEFMIGPVGAPTFSESLRMGAEIYHALKSILKKKGYGTGVGDEGGFAPSLKSNVEAIEVILEGIDKVGLKAGEDVAIALDPATSELYREEDGKYEFYKSDNSRKTTEEMIDLWESWVNQYPIISIEDGLGEKDWSGWQLLTKRLGSRIQLVGDDAFVTNPAIIRKAIADGVGNSVLIKVNQIGSITETLNAIKEASAAGYTNMTSHRSGETPDDFIADLAVATGSGQIKTGAPCRGERLAKYNQILRIEEELGSRAVYSGWAKFKKG; from the coding sequence ATGGTAGCGATCGCATCCATTCACGGTAGAGAAATTCTTGACTCTCGCGGCAACCCAACAGTTGAGGTAGATGTTGTCCTAGAAGATGGTAGCAAAGGACGGGCAGCAGTACCATCTGGCGCTTCTACCGGAAGTCGAGAAGCGTTGGAACTAAGAGACTCAGAACCACGCTATTTGGGTAAAGGCGTACTCAAAGCAGTCAAAAATGTCAATGAAATCATCGCCCCTGCCCTCAAAGGTGCAGATGCCAGCGATCAAACAGCTGTTGATAACAAAATGCTGGAAATCGATGGCACTGAGTACAAATCTAACTTGGGTGCCAACTCAATTTTAGGCGTTTCGATGGCAGTGGCAAGGGCAGCAGCAGTTTCGGCAAATTTACCTCTTTATCGCTACTTAGGTGGTGATGATGCAGTCATTCTGCCTGTACCCATGTTTAATATTCTCAATGGTGGTGCCCATGCTGATAATAACGTAGACTTTCAAGAGTTTATGATCGGCCCTGTAGGAGCACCAACTTTCAGCGAATCTTTACGCATGGGGGCAGAAATTTATCATGCCCTAAAATCGATTTTGAAGAAGAAAGGTTACGGTACTGGTGTAGGTGATGAAGGCGGTTTTGCCCCTAGTTTGAAAAGTAATGTAGAAGCAATCGAGGTAATTTTAGAGGGAATTGATAAGGTAGGATTAAAGGCGGGTGAAGATGTAGCGATCGCATTAGATCCTGCGACTAGTGAATTGTACCGCGAAGAAGACGGCAAATACGAGTTTTACAAGTCCGATAACAGCCGCAAAACTACCGAAGAAATGATCGATCTTTGGGAAAGTTGGGTTAACCAATATCCGATTATTTCCATTGAAGATGGATTAGGGGAAAAAGATTGGTCAGGTTGGCAACTTTTAACCAAACGCTTAGGCAGTAGAATTCAATTGGTAGGCGATGACGCATTTGTAACCAACCCAGCAATTATCCGAAAAGCGATCGCAGATGGCGTAGGTAATTCTGTGTTAATTAAAGTTAACCAAATTGGTTCTATTACTGAAACTTTAAACGCCATTAAAGAAGCTAGCGCCGCCGGATATACTAACATGACTAGTCACCGTTCTGGCGAAACTCCTGATGATTTTATCGCCGATTTAGCAGTTGCTACTGGTTCAGGACAAATCAAAACTGGTGCGCCTTGTCGGGGAGAAAGACTCGCTAAATACAACCAAATCCTTCGCATCGAAGAAGAGTTAGGAAGTAGAGCAGTTTATTCCGGTTGGGCGAAGTTTAAAAAAGGATAA
- a CDS encoding ion channel: MQQNRLKRLAENKYNRLLFVQILVLLVFPFIQANPIVNFVFTVLFFLIFLGTLILTIAELEESKKIFRWYLILAFISLIFEVFGSLELINKGESMVSFTISNLILLFFLAISIQLIIREIFPSKNVTGDTIKGGVCIYLLLGLFWYNIYELIYLFNSNSFKGIVSSNSQADLLYFSYTTLTTVGYGDITPVINIARIFANLESIVGIIYPAIYISRLAGIYSNEQGKSAEKHSLKE; this comes from the coding sequence ATGCAGCAGAATAGATTAAAAAGATTGGCAGAAAACAAATATAATCGGTTACTATTCGTACAGATATTAGTTTTGCTGGTTTTTCCTTTTATTCAAGCTAATCCAATAGTCAATTTTGTTTTTACTGTACTGTTTTTCTTGATTTTTTTAGGAACACTTATTTTAACCATTGCCGAACTAGAAGAAAGTAAAAAAATATTCCGATGGTATTTAATTCTGGCATTTATATCATTAATTTTTGAAGTTTTTGGTTCGTTAGAATTAATTAATAAAGGCGAAAGTATGGTTAGTTTTACTATTAGTAACTTGATTTTATTGTTTTTTCTGGCTATATCAATACAGTTAATTATTCGAGAAATTTTTCCTAGCAAAAATGTAACTGGCGACACAATTAAAGGGGGAGTGTGCATTTATTTGTTATTAGGTTTATTTTGGTATAATATTTATGAATTAATTTATCTTTTTAATTCTAATTCATTTAAAGGAATAGTCAGTTCCAATAGTCAAGCAGACCTACTTTATTTCAGTTATACAACCTTAACAACTGTGGGTTATGGGGACATTACTCCGGTAATTAATATTGCGAGAATTTTCGCCAATTTAGAGTCCATTGTCGGCATAATTTATCCAGCCATCTATATTTCTAGATTGGCGGGAATTTACAGTAACGAACAAGGAAAATCAGCTGAAAAACACAGCCTAAAAGAATAG
- a CDS encoding efflux RND transporter permease subunit has protein sequence MAVFSISDNFIKRPVLTTVCTILIVLIGTICIPLLPINNLPDIAPIQIQVNSTYSGADAQTVADTVTTTLERQINGVEGLQFITSQSTSSGASSIQAFFGINTDRNINQVNVQNQVALAQPQLPDIVRQNGVSVRASSTSILLVYGFNAENNKYDDTFISNYLDLYVTDTLRRVPGVGDLTILGQRQYAMRIWLDPNRMAARQLTPNDVIASLQAQNVQVGVGRIGSQPAPADQAFSFPVRVQGRFRNETEFGNLILRVEPNGSLLRLRDVGRVELGAENYDLQALVDGQPGVGIAIYQLPGSNAVDIAARIKETMAGLEKSFPPGLKSFVVYDITEFIETSLQEVFSTLIEAILLVILIIFIFLQDWRTTIIPAIAIPVSLLGTMGFTLAFGFSLNTLTMFALILATGLVVDDGIVVVEAVAGKMEQGMSPRQAALQSMSELAGAVVSTSLVLIAVFLPVTFFPGATGIMYQQFALVIIFSIVVSTFNALTFSPTMAALLLRPKQGEGRGPLAWFFRQFNRVFAKIIAGYAKIVKLLIKLKLVVFGIFIALLAGTVLLYMAVPTGFIPEEDQGLFLGIIQSPEGVALNYTNRVAESVYQELKAVPEIEESLIVSGFGLNGSGPSRGTFFVKLKNWAERTKKEQSVKAILLKLNRKFTQNQQALIQAFNLPPVPGFSATGGFEFQLQDQSGGQLTFDQFLKSANDIIAKANQNPNLSRVFTQFTANTPQLEIDINRDRLASLNIDFAQAMTTLGTYIGGRYVNDFSMGQRNYRVLVQADEQFRSSPEDLGQVYVRSRNNQLVQLKDIATIRSIVGPSVISNFNLFRSINIQGNPAPGKSSGQAIQAMDQVFRSSGISGLGYEWSGLTREEIQSGGQAGLIMALGLVIVFLVLAAQYENYIDPLIILLTVPMAVFGAMLFISLDPRELVNDLYCQIALVMLIGLASKNAILIVEFANQSRESLGMTIPQAAANAAKERFRPILMTACSTLVGFWPLVVASGASSASRWSLGVAVFGGFFVATIMSFFLVPVLYVVIKQAAEFVFGGKKKQSKLAEVTEEAGIREEEKTEEIASQTSSKMEQTPDNAVNYDADGQGSVVLGNGDSPTIYYPPSTTSPSETTVIQPDDDGEKPSSTSSESSETSEKSL, from the coding sequence ATGGCTGTATTCTCAATTTCAGATAACTTTATTAAACGACCAGTACTGACCACAGTTTGTACAATCCTCATTGTACTAATCGGTACTATTTGTATTCCTTTATTACCCATCAACAATTTACCTGATATCGCACCTATTCAAATTCAAGTCAACAGCACCTACAGTGGCGCTGATGCTCAAACAGTAGCAGATACAGTAACCACAACACTGGAAAGGCAAATTAACGGTGTCGAAGGTTTACAATTCATTACTTCTCAAAGTACCAGTTCTGGCGCGAGTTCGATTCAAGCATTCTTTGGCATCAATACTGATAGAAACATTAACCAAGTAAACGTCCAAAACCAAGTTGCTTTAGCCCAACCTCAACTACCAGATATAGTCAGGCAAAATGGAGTATCAGTAAGAGCATCTTCAACTAGTATTTTGTTAGTCTATGGATTCAACGCCGAAAACAACAAATACGACGATACATTTATCAGTAATTACTTAGATTTATACGTTACAGATACTCTCAGAAGAGTCCCAGGTGTAGGGGATTTGACAATTTTAGGTCAACGCCAATATGCCATGAGAATTTGGCTCGATCCTAATAGAATGGCAGCCAGACAATTAACCCCAAATGATGTAATTGCCTCTTTGCAAGCTCAAAATGTGCAAGTTGGTGTTGGTAGAATTGGTAGCCAACCTGCACCTGCCGATCAAGCATTTAGTTTCCCCGTGAGAGTGCAGGGAAGATTCCGCAATGAAACAGAATTTGGTAACTTAATTCTGAGAGTAGAACCTAATGGCAGTTTACTGAGACTCAGAGATGTTGGTCGGGTAGAATTAGGGGCAGAAAATTACGATTTACAAGCATTAGTAGATGGTCAACCAGGGGTAGGTATTGCAATCTATCAATTACCTGGAAGTAACGCAGTAGACATAGCAGCAAGAATTAAAGAAACAATGGCGGGGTTAGAAAAATCTTTCCCCCCTGGATTAAAATCTTTTGTAGTTTATGACATTACTGAATTTATTGAAACTTCTTTACAAGAAGTGTTCAGTACTCTGATTGAAGCGATTTTGTTAGTAATTTTAATCATCTTCATTTTCTTACAAGATTGGCGAACTACGATTATTCCTGCGATCGCAATTCCGGTGTCTTTGTTAGGGACAATGGGATTTACTTTAGCTTTTGGTTTTTCCTTGAATACCCTAACTATGTTTGCTTTGATTTTGGCAACAGGTTTAGTGGTAGATGATGGGATTGTGGTGGTAGAAGCAGTCGCCGGAAAAATGGAACAGGGAATGAGTCCCCGTCAAGCTGCTTTACAATCAATGAGTGAGTTAGCGGGTGCAGTTGTTTCCACTTCTTTAGTGTTAATAGCTGTATTTTTACCAGTGACATTTTTCCCTGGTGCAACAGGGATTATGTACCAACAATTTGCCTTAGTTATTATCTTTTCAATTGTTGTTTCTACCTTTAATGCTTTAACTTTTTCGCCTACTATGGCGGCACTATTGTTGCGACCTAAACAAGGAGAAGGTAGAGGGCCATTAGCTTGGTTTTTCCGGCAATTTAACCGCGTGTTTGCCAAAATCATCGCAGGCTATGCCAAAATTGTTAAACTTCTGATAAAGCTGAAATTAGTTGTTTTTGGTATATTTATTGCCTTGTTAGCAGGTACGGTTTTGCTGTATATGGCAGTACCAACAGGGTTTATTCCTGAAGAAGACCAAGGTTTGTTTTTAGGGATTATTCAATCACCGGAGGGAGTCGCGTTAAATTACACCAATAGAGTAGCAGAGTCAGTTTATCAAGAACTTAAAGCCGTACCGGAAATAGAAGAATCATTAATTGTCAGTGGCTTTGGTTTAAATGGTAGTGGCCCAAGTAGAGGGACGTTTTTCGTTAAGTTAAAAAATTGGGCAGAACGAACGAAAAAAGAACAAAGTGTGAAAGCTATTTTGCTGAAGTTGAATCGAAAGTTTACGCAAAATCAACAGGCACTTATTCAAGCATTTAACTTACCTCCGGTACCAGGATTTAGTGCTACAGGTGGTTTCGAGTTTCAGTTGCAGGATCAATCAGGTGGACAATTAACTTTCGATCAATTCCTAAAAAGTGCTAATGACATTATTGCCAAAGCAAATCAAAATCCGAATTTAAGTAGAGTTTTCACTCAATTTACGGCTAATACTCCGCAATTAGAAATTGATATCAATCGAGATAGATTAGCGAGTTTAAATATCGATTTTGCTCAAGCCATGACGACTTTAGGTACTTATATTGGTGGTCGTTATGTGAATGATTTTAGTATGGGGCAACGAAATTATCGGGTGCTGGTGCAAGCAGACGAACAGTTTCGGAGTAGCCCGGAAGATTTAGGACAAGTGTATGTGCGATCGCGCAATAATCAGCTAGTTCAACTCAAAGACATAGCAACAATTCGATCGATCGTTGGCCCTTCAGTAATTTCTAACTTTAACTTATTTCGGAGTATTAATATCCAAGGAAACCCAGCGCCAGGTAAATCTTCTGGACAAGCAATTCAGGCGATGGATCAAGTATTTCGATCGTCAGGAATTTCTGGTTTAGGTTACGAATGGTCTGGACTAACTCGTGAGGAAATTCAATCAGGTGGTCAAGCTGGTTTAATTATGGCTTTGGGTCTAGTGATTGTGTTTTTAGTATTAGCAGCACAATACGAAAATTACATTGACCCTTTGATTATTTTGCTCACAGTACCAATGGCAGTTTTCGGGGCAATGTTATTTATTTCCCTTGACCCTAGAGAGTTAGTCAACGATCTTTACTGCCAAATTGCGTTAGTAATGTTGATTGGTTTAGCATCGAAAAACGCAATTTTGATCGTAGAATTTGCCAATCAATCAAGAGAAAGTTTGGGGATGACTATTCCCCAAGCTGCGGCGAATGCGGCGAAGGAACGTTTTCGCCCAATTTTGATGACAGCTTGTTCAACTTTGGTGGGTTTTTGGCCTTTGGTTGTAGCTTCTGGTGCTTCCTCTGCTAGTCGTTGGTCTTTAGGAGTGGCAGTTTTTGGTGGGTTTTTCGTAGCAACTATTATGAGTTTCTTCTTGGTGCCTGTTTTGTATGTGGTAATTAAGCAAGCGGCAGAATTTGTCTTTGGTGGCAAGAAGAAGCAAAGTAAACTTGCAGAAGTAACAGAAGAAGCTGGCATTAGGGAAGAAGAAAAGACTGAAGAAATTGCTTCCCAGACTTCATCTAAAATGGAACAAACACCTGATAATGCTGTTAATTATGATGCAGATGGTCAAGGGTCTGTAGTATTGGGTAATGGCGACTCACCAACTATTTATTATCCACCGTCAACTACTTCGCCAAGCGAGACTACAGTTATTCAACCAGATGATGATGGAGAAAAGCCTAGTTCTACTTCTTCGGAAAGTTCAGAAACTTCTGAAAAAAGCCTTTAA
- a CDS encoding efflux RND transporter periplasmic adaptor subunit: protein MTKLHIAATNKKKINISFPTQLISTVLLVSLTSTACSQQKQPAATAGAAPPAVPVKLLTIETSKIQDINQYQGQLQAVERVSLAPQTSGRIQKILVSQGQSVNTGTPIMQLSPERSQADVQGAQAQVKAQQSNLANAQAQVQAQQSSLANAQAQVKAQESNLANAQARVTSAQADVARQQAQVEAARAEIQARQGELQLAQVNYDRARSLVTQGALPRQELDQRAAQLNNARAAVNVANQQLAAAQKSLASAQANVTAAQSTVTQAQANIRSAQAGVTQAQANIKAAQAGVSQAQAGVSQAEASVKGATTSLGYNQIVAPINGVVGIIPVRVGDFVNTGQQVTTIIQNDAFELQIPVSVQRTPQLKMGLPVQIINPQNNQPAITGSINFISPQIDQASQTILTKALFQNIKGYLRDQLNVTARIVWGESTGIAIPTESVTRIGNQPFVFVAEESKDKEGKAQTIVNQRPVQLGPIQGSNFQVTEGLKAGERIAVSNILRLRNGVPITAEP, encoded by the coding sequence ATGACAAAACTTCATATTGCAGCTACCAATAAGAAAAAAATTAATATATCATTCCCTACTCAACTAATCAGCACAGTTTTATTAGTTTCCCTAACCAGCACCGCCTGTAGTCAACAAAAACAACCAGCCGCCACAGCAGGTGCAGCACCACCAGCAGTTCCCGTAAAATTGTTAACAATAGAAACCAGCAAGATTCAAGACATTAATCAATATCAAGGGCAACTGCAAGCAGTAGAAAGAGTATCATTAGCACCGCAAACCAGCGGTCGCATTCAAAAAATATTAGTCAGTCAAGGACAAAGCGTGAATACAGGGACACCAATCATGCAGCTGAGTCCCGAAAGAAGTCAAGCAGATGTGCAAGGAGCCCAAGCTCAAGTCAAAGCTCAACAAAGCAACTTAGCAAATGCCCAAGCCCAAGTCCAAGCCCAGCAAAGTAGCTTAGCAAACGCCCAAGCCCAAGTCAAAGCCCAAGAAAGCAACTTAGCAAATGCCCAAGCCAGAGTTACCTCAGCCCAAGCAGATGTCGCCCGTCAACAGGCACAAGTAGAAGCGGCGCGAGCCGAAATTCAAGCTAGACAAGGAGAGTTGCAGCTAGCGCAAGTAAATTACGATCGGGCCCGATCGCTAGTCACACAAGGCGCATTACCCAGACAAGAATTAGACCAAAGAGCCGCCCAACTAAATAATGCCAGAGCCGCCGTCAACGTTGCCAACCAACAACTAGCAGCCGCCCAAAAATCCCTAGCCAGCGCCCAAGCCAACGTCACAGCCGCTCAATCTACCGTAACTCAAGCCCAAGCCAACATCAGATCCGCCCAAGCAGGAGTAACCCAAGCCCAAGCCAATATCAAAGCCGCCCAAGCAGGCGTATCTCAAGCCCAAGCAGGCGTATCCCAAGCCGAAGCAAGTGTAAAAGGAGCAACCACAAGTTTAGGCTACAACCAAATCGTCGCCCCGATTAATGGAGTCGTAGGAATTATTCCCGTAAGAGTCGGAGATTTCGTCAATACCGGACAACAAGTGACAACTATTATTCAAAACGATGCTTTTGAACTGCAAATTCCCGTTTCCGTGCAACGCACACCCCAACTAAAAATGGGTTTACCAGTACAAATTATTAACCCGCAAAATAACCAACCCGCCATTACTGGAAGCATTAACTTTATCTCGCCGCAAATCGATCAAGCTAGCCAAACCATCTTAACTAAAGCTCTATTTCAAAACATCAAAGGATATCTCCGAGATCAATTGAACGTTACAGCCAGAATTGTTTGGGGTGAAAGTACCGGAATTGCGATTCCCACTGAATCTGTCACCAGAATTGGCAACCAACCTTTTGTATTTGTGGCAGAGGAAAGCAAAGATAAAGAAGGGAAAGCACAAACGATCGTCAATCAAAGACCAGTACAATTAGGGCCGATCCAAGGAAGCAACTTTCAAGTAACAGAAGGCTTAAAAGCAGGAGAAAGAATTGCGGTTAGCAATATTCTCAGATTAAGAAATGGTGTACCAATTACCGCCGAACCTTAA
- a CDS encoding methylglyoxal synthase — MTATIALIAHDAKKDDIVNFARKHAPVLGRYRLIATANTGQRITAETGLVVEQLAPGMMRGDVQIAAEVVAGNMIAVIFLVEPFYVQPVEPNVQTILQVCQVHNVAIATNLSTAEAIVTSLAKTLVAHLIYNPVAGQGNAEQELTLIRELLEPHLNLHIHFTEPEIDPATLATQAIAAQADMVIASGGDGTVSAIAGALIGSGIPLGIIPRGTANAFAVSLGIPRLLPIRNACQIILANNTRTVDAAKCNGLPMILLAGVGYEAGTVERASRELKDRWGAMAYLMAGWQLLDESMLFDTQIETEEGKIYDFQATAITIANAAPPTSVLAQGAGQVIFDDGLLDVTIATADNKLEAVSAMLRMFGAAITRTEFEHKNVIHGRAKWLKLTTNPPQKVVLDGEIIGTTPIEVECIPDGLTVLAPKV; from the coding sequence ATGACAGCAACAATTGCTTTAATTGCTCACGATGCTAAAAAAGATGATATCGTTAACTTTGCTAGAAAACACGCGCCTGTACTGGGGCGTTATAGATTAATTGCTACAGCTAATACCGGACAACGGATTACCGCAGAAACAGGGTTAGTTGTAGAACAACTTGCGCCGGGAATGATGAGGGGAGATGTGCAAATTGCTGCCGAAGTAGTTGCAGGCAATATGATTGCCGTTATCTTTTTAGTTGAGCCATTTTATGTGCAACCAGTAGAACCAAATGTGCAAACAATTTTACAAGTTTGCCAGGTACATAATGTTGCCATCGCTACTAATTTATCAACCGCAGAAGCGATCGTAACTTCCCTAGCCAAAACCTTAGTTGCCCACTTAATCTATAATCCCGTTGCCGGACAAGGTAACGCCGAACAAGAGTTAACATTAATTCGAGAATTATTAGAACCACATTTAAATTTACACATTCACTTTACCGAACCAGAAATCGATCCAGCTACTTTAGCCACACAAGCGATCGCTGCTCAAGCTGATATGGTGATTGCCTCTGGTGGAGATGGTACAGTTTCCGCCATTGCCGGAGCCTTAATTGGTAGTGGCATTCCATTAGGAATTATCCCCAGAGGCACCGCCAATGCCTTTGCCGTTTCGTTAGGAATTCCGCGATTATTACCGATCAGAAACGCCTGTCAAATAATTTTAGCCAATAATACTCGCACAGTAGATGCGGCTAAATGTAATGGCTTACCAATGATTTTATTAGCCGGGGTAGGTTATGAAGCCGGAACCGTAGAAAGAGCTAGTCGAGAACTAAAAGATCGTTGGGGTGCAATGGCATATTTAATGGCAGGTTGGCAATTACTAGATGAATCAATGTTATTTGACACCCAAATCGAAACCGAAGAAGGCAAAATTTATGACTTTCAAGCAACAGCAATTACCATTGCCAATGCTGCACCACCAACCTCCGTATTAGCTCAAGGTGCAGGACAAGTAATATTTGATGATGGATTACTAGATGTTACCATTGCCACAGCCGACAATAAATTAGAAGCAGTTTCCGCCATGTTAAGAATGTTCGGCGCAGCAATTACCAGAACAGAATTTGAACATAAAAATGTCATTCATGGACGAGCTAAGTGGCTGAAATTAACGACAAATCCACCGCAAAAAGTAGTATTAGACGGCGAAATTATTGGGACAACACCGATCGAAGTTGAATGTATTCCTGATGGATTAACCGTATTAGCTCCCAAAGTGTAA
- a CDS encoding DUF1269 domain-containing protein, which yields MSELIVLGFDDEYKAEEARLTLAKMQVEHLVDLEDAAVVVKNKEGKVKLKQAVDLTATGAISGSFWGLLIGTLFLMPILGAAVGAASGAIGGALSDIGVNDQFMKELAESMQPGTSALFVLVRKATPEKVLPELVKYNAKVLRTSLSNDAEKRLQDALSGTSVTPATA from the coding sequence ATGAGTGAGTTGATTGTACTTGGTTTTGATGACGAATATAAAGCTGAAGAAGCTCGTCTTACCCTAGCTAAAATGCAAGTAGAGCATTTAGTTGATTTAGAAGATGCCGCAGTAGTAGTTAAAAACAAAGAAGGCAAAGTTAAGCTGAAACAAGCAGTAGACTTAACAGCTACGGGGGCGATTAGTGGTAGCTTTTGGGGTTTGTTAATCGGTACTCTTTTCTTAATGCCCATTTTGGGTGCCGCAGTGGGTGCTGCTTCTGGTGCGATTGGTGGTGCGTTATCTGACATAGGTGTTAATGACCAATTTATGAAAGAATTGGCAGAATCTATGCAACCTGGCACTTCGGCGCTGTTTGTTTTAGTCAGAAAAGCAACACCAGAAAAGGTATTACCGGAACTAGTAAAATATAACGCCAAAGTATTGCGAACCTCTCTGTCTAATGATGCAGAGAAGAGATTGCAAGATGCTTTGAGTGGGACTAGCGTTACTCCTGCTACTGCCTAA